In Limisphaera ngatamarikiensis, the sequence TAACCCGGCACGGGTTTGTCCTCGATCTGGCCGGCGGTGTATTGGCCGCGGACGACGTGTCGGGCGGCCTGGTCGGGGGTGTACCTGCGGACGGAGCGCAACAGTTTGACTTTTTCGTCGCGGATGGCTTCCGGGTCCAGGGAAACCGGCGGTTCCATGGTGATCAGGGCCAGGACCTGGAGGAGGTGGTTTTGGAGCATGTCGCGCAGGGCGCCGGCCTCCTCATAATAGCCGGCGCGATCGCCCACACCGGCGGTTTCGCTGACGGTGATCTGGATGTGATCGATGGTGTCGCGGTTCCAGAGCCGTTCGAACACGGCGTTGGAGAAGCGGAACATCATGATATTTTGGACGGTTTCCTTGCCGAGGTAGTGGTCGATGCGGAAGAGCTGTTCCTCGGAGGCGTATCTGGCCAGGGTTTCGTTGAGGGCGTGGGCGGAGGCTGCGTCGTGGCCGAAAGGTTTTTCGATGACAATTCTTTGCCAACCGACCTCGGGTCGGGGTCGCAACAGGCCCTGCTGGTGGAGGTGCTGGACCACCTGGCTGAACTGACTGGGTTTGGTGGCGAGGTAGAAGAGGAGGTTTTGCCGGAGCTGGGCGGTGGGGGCTTCCTGGAGGCGGGCAGCCAGGCGTTCGTACGTTTCCGGACGGTCCAGGTCGCCCTGGCAGTAGAAGAGCCGTTGGGCGAACGGGTGCCAGTCCTGCGGGGAGGGCGCCGGGGGACGTCCGAACTGTTCGACGGCGGTCCGGAGTTCGTCGCGCCAGGTTTCGTCCGTGTAGGGCCGACGTGCCACGCCGAGGATCCGGAATGG encodes:
- the zwf gene encoding glucose-6-phosphate dehydrogenase, with amino-acid sequence MDDFTTSSCTLPQAQLPVEPCSIVLFGASGDLTRRKLLPALYHLYQAGQMPEPFRILGVARRPYTDETWRDELRTAVEQFGRPPAPSPQDWHPFAQRLFYCQGDLDRPETYERLAARLQEAPTAQLRQNLLFYLATKPSQFSQVVQHLHQQGLLRPRPEVGWQRIVIEKPFGHDAASAHALNETLARYASEEQLFRIDHYLGKETVQNIMMFRFSNAVFERLWNRDTIDHIQITVSETAGVGDRAGYYEEAGALRDMLQNHLLQVLALITMEPPVSLDPEAIRDEKVKLLRSVRRYTPDQAARHVVRGQYTAGQIEDKPVPGYRQEPRVRPDSNVETYVAARLFLDNWRWSGVPIYLRTGKRLARTVSEVRIQFKPTPHVLFATLCAPTPAPNAVTLRLQPREGISLRFNGKVPGLDLRVRPVRMHFDYNAEFGAYTPEAYERLLRDAIAGDPTLFLRRDEIEAAWAIADSLRAGWDERPLSQTEFYPAGSWGPPAADVMIAATGHSWHEPLHIP